The following proteins come from a genomic window of Nymphalis io chromosome 6, ilAglIoxx1.1, whole genome shotgun sequence:
- the LOC126769178 gene encoding uncharacterized protein LOC126769178, with the protein MYSKLNAVGVLITLILCFKFAYSIFCYDCNSAFDPRCGEEFDPFSLGVVNCSLRDPPEHIDPVAPTFCRMIKMEIYGKVRIVRTCGFLEEETGVHMCKRQTGNGDLFVTYCTCNTDLCNGAPKLGHNMALILTAYGILKLKNIL; encoded by the exons ATGTATTCAAAACTTAACGCAGTGGGAGTATTGATTACATTGATTTTGTGCTTCAAATTCG CCTACTCAATATTCTGTTACGACTGTAACAGCGCCTTCGATCCGAGATGTGGGGAAGAATTCGACCCATTCAGCCTCGGGGTCGTGAATTGCTCTTTAAGGGACCCCCCGGAGCACATAGACCCTGTTGCACCAACTTTCTGTCGTATGATTAAGATGGAga TTTATGGCAAAGTTCGAATTGTACGAACATGCGGCTTTCTCGAAGAAGAAACAGGAGTACATATGTGTAAAAGACAAACTGGCAACGGCGATCTGTTTGTGACTTACTGCACTTGCAACACAGATCTCTGTAACGGAGCTCCTAAACTCGGCCATAACATGGCACTAATTTTAACAGCCTatggaattttaaaattgaaaaatatattataa